A genomic stretch from Algoriphagus halophilus includes:
- a CDS encoding ABC transporter permease, whose translation MLRHQILLAFRSFMKSKHIFAINLFGLTVGLTTVIIILLWVKDELSVNRYHSQIDQIYTVMTNHDNSTGIVTIPYTPAEMAEAMKAELSQVDKATAFSPFIEGVTFEQGNTKMEGDGYFVDQEYFQIFDVDFLAGNPEKALTDINSVVISETLANKLFGSPQLALGKSLKWQVFDFKNEVEVTGVYKDYGKLDLVKPEYLLAFPFFKQMLGEGAHWDNFNATATVLLKAGTDVASFNEQVADFIKNKEAESNVSVFVQPFGDTYLYGTYEDGKVAGGRISYVKIFSVIAIFILVIACINFMNLTTARSMSRLKEIGVKKSMGASRGGLFAQFITESLVLTFFAVVLAILVSFLLQPFFNQVTSKSLGLTFQPDIVFIIVGVWLITGLLAGIYPAIYLSKFKPVEVMKSNLKGSFGELLARKGLVVFQFSISLLLIIGITVLSKQMNFIQNQNLGYNQAQLLELNASGIAPNQLDTYLEETKKVPGVSNASSLSHPLVGLASSTIGLTWEGKDPEEQVKFENITVNMGLIETMGFEMAEGRAFSPEFGEEDNKIILNEAAVRTIGFQDPVGQIVNLWGEDKEVIGIVKDFHFESLKETVKPAFLKYDPAFAQKVMVRIESDDQQASIAGISEVYEKFTGQPLNYSFMDEDYQSLYASEQRASKLAKYFGTTAIFLSCLGLFGLAAFTAEKRKKEIGVRKVMGASLMSVLTLVSKDFVALIMVSILIAVPIAWYFANNWLQSYAYQTDLSWWIFAGSGVLLILISLVTVGYQAFKAASANPVNSLRSE comes from the coding sequence ATGCTACGTCATCAAATTCTATTGGCCTTCCGAAGTTTCATGAAGTCCAAGCATATTTTTGCCATCAATCTTTTTGGGTTGACTGTAGGTCTTACCACGGTCATTATCATATTGCTTTGGGTGAAAGATGAATTGAGTGTCAATCGTTATCATTCCCAGATAGATCAGATTTACACCGTGATGACGAATCATGATAATTCTACTGGAATTGTCACTATTCCATATACCCCTGCGGAAATGGCGGAGGCTATGAAAGCCGAATTGTCACAAGTGGATAAGGCAACTGCATTTTCTCCCTTTATCGAAGGAGTGACCTTTGAGCAGGGAAATACAAAAATGGAAGGGGATGGATATTTCGTGGATCAGGAATATTTCCAGATTTTCGATGTAGATTTTTTGGCAGGAAATCCAGAAAAAGCCCTAACAGATATTAATTCTGTGGTCATCTCAGAAACCTTGGCGAATAAACTTTTTGGTAGTCCGCAACTGGCTTTAGGAAAGTCCTTGAAATGGCAGGTATTTGATTTTAAGAATGAGGTAGAAGTGACCGGAGTTTACAAGGACTATGGGAAACTTGATCTGGTTAAGCCTGAATATTTATTGGCTTTTCCTTTTTTTAAGCAAATGCTGGGCGAAGGTGCGCATTGGGATAATTTCAATGCAACTGCCACTGTGTTATTGAAAGCAGGAACAGATGTGGCTTCCTTCAATGAGCAGGTTGCTGATTTCATAAAAAATAAGGAAGCTGAATCCAATGTTTCTGTTTTTGTACAGCCTTTTGGAGATACCTACTTGTACGGAACCTATGAGGATGGAAAAGTTGCGGGAGGAAGAATCAGCTATGTAAAAATCTTTTCCGTCATCGCAATATTCATCCTGGTCATTGCCTGCATCAATTTCATGAATTTGACCACGGCCAGATCCATGAGCAGGTTAAAGGAAATCGGAGTGAAGAAATCTATGGGGGCCAGTCGTGGAGGATTATTTGCCCAGTTTATTACAGAATCATTAGTTCTGACCTTTTTTGCCGTTGTTTTAGCGATCTTGGTTTCCTTTCTATTACAACCATTTTTTAATCAAGTTACCTCCAAGTCACTTGGCCTTACATTTCAACCAGATATTGTATTCATTATAGTTGGTGTTTGGTTGATTACAGGATTATTAGCAGGAATTTACCCGGCTATATACCTTTCCAAGTTTAAACCGGTAGAGGTGATGAAATCCAATCTCAAAGGAAGTTTTGGAGAACTTTTGGCAAGAAAGGGATTGGTTGTATTTCAGTTTTCCATCTCGCTTTTGCTCATTATTGGAATAACCGTATTGAGTAAGCAGATGAACTTTATCCAAAATCAAAATTTAGGGTACAATCAAGCACAATTACTGGAACTGAATGCTTCTGGAATTGCTCCAAATCAATTGGATACCTACCTCGAAGAAACCAAGAAAGTGCCAGGGGTAAGCAATGCCTCAAGCCTATCCCATCCATTGGTAGGGCTTGCCAGTTCTACGATCGGATTGACTTGGGAAGGAAAAGATCCTGAGGAACAAGTGAAGTTTGAAAATATTACTGTGAATATGGGCTTGATCGAAACCATGGGTTTTGAAATGGCTGAAGGTCGTGCTTTTTCTCCCGAATTCGGAGAAGAAGATAACAAGATCATCCTAAATGAAGCCGCCGTCAGAACGATTGGTTTTCAGGATCCGGTAGGTCAAATCGTGAATCTTTGGGGAGAAGACAAAGAAGTAATCGGCATAGTGAAAGACTTTCATTTTGAGTCCTTAAAAGAAACAGTCAAACCTGCATTTCTAAAATACGACCCCGCATTTGCTCAAAAAGTGATGGTAAGAATTGAGTCCGATGACCAGCAAGCCAGTATTGCAGGAATATCCGAGGTTTATGAGAAATTCACGGGTCAACCTTTGAACTATTCATTCATGGATGAGGATTATCAGTCCTTGTATGCTTCAGAACAAAGAGCTTCGAAACTGGCTAAATATTTTGGTACTACAGCCATTTTCCTTTCTTGTTTGGGGCTATTTGGATTGGCTGCCTTTACTGCCGAAAAACGTAAAAAAGAAATCGGAGTACGGAAAGTGATGGGGGCTTCCTTGATGAGCGTATTGACTTTGGTTTCCAAAGACTTTGTTGCTTTGATTATGGTTTCGATCCTCATTGCCGTTCCCATTGCTTGGTATTTTGCCAATAATTGGCTGCAAAGCTATGCCTACCAAACAGATTTGAGTTGGTGGATCTTTGCCGGATCAGGGGTGCTATTGATTCTGATTTCCCTGGTCACGGTAGGTTACCAGGCTTTCAAAGCAGCTTCTGCCAATCCGGTCAATTCCCTTCGAAGTGAGTAA
- a CDS encoding ABC transporter ATP-binding protein, translated as MENVIKTVNLRKMYATEEVETTALDSIQIEIKKGEFVAIMGPSGCGKSTLLNILGLLDNPDAGEYYFLDQEVAKFSERQRSSLRKGNIGFVFQSFNLIDELTVFENVELPLLYLKIPADERKTRVEEVLTRMNIMHRRNHFPQQLSGGQQQRVAIARAIVAKPSVILADEPTGNLDSTNGEEVMRLLEELNNEGTTIVMVTHSPHDANYAHRTINLFDGKVVTENIREQFHV; from the coding sequence ATGGAAAACGTCATCAAAACCGTCAATCTTAGGAAAATGTATGCTACTGAAGAGGTAGAAACTACCGCTTTGGATAGTATTCAAATCGAAATTAAAAAAGGGGAATTTGTCGCAATCATGGGACCCTCCGGTTGTGGTAAGTCCACTCTTTTAAATATTCTTGGTTTATTGGATAACCCTGATGCCGGTGAATATTATTTCTTGGATCAGGAAGTGGCCAAGTTTTCTGAAAGACAACGCTCTTCCTTGAGAAAAGGAAATATCGGATTCGTGTTTCAGAGCTTTAACCTGATCGATGAACTGACAGTTTTTGAAAACGTAGAGCTACCTCTATTGTATTTGAAAATTCCTGCAGATGAGCGCAAAACCAGGGTGGAAGAAGTATTGACAAGGATGAACATCATGCACCGTCGAAATCACTTCCCACAGCAACTTTCCGGTGGTCAGCAGCAACGTGTGGCGATTGCCAGAGCTATTGTCGCAAAACCTTCTGTAATCCTTGCCGATGAGCCTACAGGTAACTTGGACTCTACCAATGGTGAAGAAGTAATGCGCCTCTTGGAGGAGTTAAACAATGAAGGAACTACCATCGTGATGGTAACTCACTCTCCTCATGATGCCAACTATGCCCACAGAACGATCAACTTATTTGATGGTAAGGTGGTGACTGAAAATATTCGTGAGCAGTTTCATGTGTAA
- a CDS encoding efflux RND transporter periplasmic adaptor subunit, whose translation MDRKIQKKTWTPRRIAWIVGGAALLIGIIYQIGFADHRSTMNVERDRLSIATVSKGEFTDYILVSGQIEPAQTFFLDAVEGGMVAEIVRESGALVDVGDTILIMANSNLQLDVMQRETMLYEQINNLRQTRLFLDQNDLSQQGQLAEIDYQISLLEPQYKRFKELHEKNLVSDREFEEVAEQYEYNLKRKELTYASYKSDSIARAYQLAQLRQSESRMNASLNGVGRILDNLVIKAPIAGQLAMEQIEVGQAINSGERYGQIDVLDEFKVRVPIDELYLPRIGQGLRGKFTLSGVDHELEIMKIYPTITNGRFEVDMKFTGESPQGIRRGQSVRIRLELGDSEQSLLLPTGGFFKDTGGNWVFVLNAAGNAEKRNIRLGRKNPEYYEVLEGLVEGERVIVSGYENFGDNEVLELK comes from the coding sequence ATGGATAGAAAAATACAAAAGAAGACCTGGACGCCCAGGAGAATTGCATGGATTGTCGGAGGAGCAGCATTGCTCATCGGAATTATTTATCAAATAGGCTTTGCGGATCACCGTTCTACCATGAATGTAGAGCGAGATCGGTTAAGTATTGCTACGGTAAGTAAAGGAGAGTTTACAGATTATATTTTGGTCTCTGGCCAAATAGAACCTGCACAGACTTTTTTCCTAGATGCTGTAGAAGGCGGGATGGTTGCCGAAATTGTCCGGGAGTCCGGAGCCTTGGTGGATGTGGGTGATACGATTTTGATCATGGCCAACTCCAATCTACAATTAGATGTCATGCAGCGTGAAACGATGTTGTACGAACAAATCAATAACCTGCGTCAAACTCGTCTCTTTTTAGATCAAAATGATTTGAGTCAACAAGGTCAACTGGCTGAAATTGATTATCAAATCAGTTTGCTAGAGCCCCAATATAAAAGATTCAAGGAGCTTCATGAGAAAAACCTGGTTTCAGACCGTGAATTCGAGGAAGTAGCCGAGCAATACGAATATAACCTGAAGCGTAAGGAGTTGACTTATGCATCATATAAAAGTGATTCCATCGCAAGAGCTTATCAGCTCGCTCAGCTTAGGCAGTCAGAAAGCAGAATGAATGCTTCTCTGAATGGAGTAGGTCGGATTTTGGATAACCTGGTCATCAAGGCTCCTATAGCTGGACAGTTGGCCATGGAGCAGATTGAAGTTGGGCAAGCAATCAATTCGGGAGAGCGCTATGGGCAAATCGATGTATTAGATGAGTTTAAAGTGAGAGTTCCGATCGATGAATTATACCTACCAAGAATTGGACAGGGGCTGAGAGGTAAATTCACCTTAAGTGGTGTAGATCATGAATTGGAGATTATGAAAATCTATCCAACCATTACCAATGGTCGATTCGAAGTGGATATGAAGTTTACAGGTGAAAGCCCACAAGGGATCAGACGTGGTCAAAGTGTTCGGATTAGGCTGGAGCTAGGAGATAGCGAGCAAAGCTTATTATTACCTACAGGAGGCTTCTTTAAAGATACCGGAGGAAACTGGGTATTTGTTTTAAACGCTGCAGGAAATGCAGAGAAAAGAAATATCCGTTTGGGAAGAAAGAATCCTGAATATTACGAAGTACTGGAAGGTTTGGTAGAGGGAGAAAGAGTCATTGTATCGGGCTATGAGAATTTCGGGGATAACGAGGTACTGGAGTTGAAATAG
- a CDS encoding sigma-54-dependent transcriptional regulator, translating into MSEQKIGKILIIDDNEDLLKAAKIFLKRHFAQVDTETNPDLLPILTHNEQYDVIMLDMNFTKDVSSGQEGFYWLDRILELDPSAVVVLITAYGDVNLAVRAIKEGATDFVLKPWENERLLATLNSALKLRQKKLEVDLLKDQKQTLQADMDRKFSEIIGQSAVMQKVYETIERVASTDANVLILGENGTGKELIARAIHRHSRRNKEAFVGVDLGSITQSLFESELFGHKKGSFTDAKEDRAGRFEQAHKGTLFLDEIGNLPLPLQAKLLAALQNRQVTRVGANRAIDVNIRLISATNMPIHNMVYDNSFRQDLLYRINTIEIQLPPLRERDDDIMLLANHFIAFYAKKYNKDVRKASEPLIKRMMKYHWPGNIRELQHSIERAVIMSNHNVLQPEDLFLQKMQQPESKDESVSLEHLNIEDVERILIRKALQKHNGHITRAAEELGLTRSSLYRRLEKYGL; encoded by the coding sequence ATGAGTGAGCAAAAAATTGGTAAAATTCTCATTATTGATGACAATGAAGACCTACTAAAAGCTGCCAAGATTTTTCTAAAAAGACATTTTGCGCAAGTAGATACTGAAACCAACCCTGACCTACTTCCTATTTTGACTCACAACGAGCAATATGATGTGATCATGCTGGACATGAACTTTACTAAAGATGTGAGTTCAGGACAGGAAGGTTTTTATTGGCTTGACCGGATCCTGGAGCTAGATCCTTCCGCTGTGGTGGTCTTGATTACTGCTTATGGAGATGTCAACCTTGCTGTAAGAGCTATCAAGGAGGGTGCTACTGATTTTGTCTTGAAGCCATGGGAAAATGAACGCTTATTGGCCACGTTGAACTCTGCCCTGAAACTAAGGCAGAAAAAACTGGAGGTAGATTTACTGAAAGACCAGAAGCAAACACTTCAGGCGGACATGGACCGCAAGTTCAGCGAAATCATCGGTCAAAGTGCGGTCATGCAAAAAGTCTATGAAACCATAGAGAGGGTAGCTTCAACCGATGCCAATGTTTTGATCTTAGGCGAAAACGGGACAGGAAAAGAATTGATCGCCAGAGCGATCCATAGACATAGTAGAAGAAATAAAGAGGCTTTTGTAGGAGTGGATCTTGGATCCATCACTCAATCACTATTTGAATCCGAATTGTTCGGTCATAAAAAAGGGTCCTTTACGGATGCCAAAGAAGATAGGGCTGGAAGGTTTGAACAAGCACATAAAGGCACCCTCTTTTTGGATGAAATCGGAAACTTACCTCTTCCACTTCAAGCTAAATTATTAGCAGCATTACAAAATCGGCAGGTTACCCGTGTGGGAGCAAACCGTGCCATTGATGTCAACATCCGGTTGATTTCAGCGACCAATATGCCGATCCACAACATGGTATATGATAATAGTTTCCGACAAGATTTATTATACCGGATCAATACGATTGAAATCCAGCTTCCTCCGTTACGGGAACGAGATGACGATATCATGTTGCTGGCCAATCACTTTATCGCTTTCTATGCCAAGAAATACAATAAGGATGTCAGAAAAGCTTCAGAACCTTTGATCAAACGAATGATGAAGTACCATTGGCCTGGAAACATCCGGGAACTGCAACATAGTATTGAAAGGGCAGTAATTATGAGTAATCATAATGTGCTTCAGCCAGAAGATCTCTTCCTTCAAAAAATGCAGCAACCGGAAAGCAAGGATGAATCGGTGAGTTTAGAGCACTTAAATATTGAAGACGTAGAACGGATTTTGATTCGTAAAGCCCTTCAGAAACATAACGGACATATCACTAGGGCCGCTGAGGAATTAGGATTGACCCGCTCCTCACTTTATCGCAGACTGGAAAAATATGGTTTATAA
- a CDS encoding sensor histidine kinase produces the protein MVYKRFSIGVGFRIFLIILCLYLGLWLYYRQELWLAPGILGLIALIQIGELIYYVNSVNHKLARFLDSIRFTDFSSSFTSDSQMGGSFREVNMAFNEVMNVFKQTRAEKEEQMLFLQVIIQHINSGIISFNSEGKIGVINNAAKHLLQIPQFRDISDLGKLSTSLLEQVMEMKPGQRISYRVNPNLHLIIQSTSLKMGGQSWTLLSLQNINAELQSNELEAWQNLTKVLRHEIMNSITPISSLVDSLSTILEEDSYVQKEGFLIKKDGYQDIQEGLETIANRSKGLVAFVNAYRDYTNIPTPKKELISVKSLFENVLILMKEDLKVSDVKIVTDIMPEDLEINCDPDLIAMILINLVKNANESLQNQEERTIWLSALSQGDLGILIRVEDHGPGIIPEALERIFVPFYTTKKTGSGIGLAISRQIMNLHRGSLQVTSIPNEKTVFTLNFR, from the coding sequence ATGGTTTATAAGCGGTTTTCGATAGGTGTTGGGTTTAGGATTTTCCTGATTATTTTATGCCTATACCTAGGTTTATGGCTTTATTATAGGCAAGAGTTATGGCTAGCGCCGGGTATTCTAGGGCTGATTGCTTTGATCCAAATAGGCGAATTGATTTACTATGTCAACTCGGTCAATCATAAGCTTGCCCGATTTCTAGACTCCATTCGTTTTACTGATTTCTCCAGCTCCTTTACCTCTGATAGCCAAATGGGAGGTTCCTTTAGAGAAGTGAACATGGCATTCAATGAAGTCATGAACGTCTTCAAACAAACCAGGGCTGAAAAGGAGGAACAAATGCTGTTTCTCCAAGTGATTATCCAGCATATCAACTCAGGGATCATCTCTTTCAATTCTGAAGGAAAAATCGGGGTGATCAATAATGCCGCCAAGCACTTATTACAAATCCCTCAGTTTCGAGATATTTCTGATTTAGGAAAGCTCTCTACTTCTTTATTGGAACAGGTCATGGAAATGAAACCTGGTCAGCGAATCTCGTATCGGGTCAATCCAAACCTGCACTTGATCATTCAGTCCACCTCTTTGAAAATGGGAGGTCAAAGCTGGACGTTGCTCTCTCTACAAAACATCAATGCGGAACTTCAATCCAATGAATTGGAAGCTTGGCAAAACCTTACCAAAGTGCTGAGACATGAAATCATGAATTCCATCACCCCTATTTCCAGTTTGGTAGATTCGTTGAGTACCATTTTAGAAGAAGACTCCTACGTACAAAAAGAAGGGTTCTTGATCAAGAAAGACGGCTATCAAGACATACAGGAAGGATTGGAAACCATCGCCAACCGAAGCAAGGGCCTGGTAGCTTTTGTCAATGCCTATCGGGATTACACCAACATCCCTACTCCTAAAAAGGAGCTGATTTCTGTTAAATCATTGTTCGAAAATGTCCTGATTTTAATGAAGGAGGACCTGAAAGTATCGGATGTTAAAATTGTGACAGACATCATGCCGGAGGATCTTGAAATCAATTGTGATCCAGATCTAATTGCGATGATTTTGATTAACCTCGTAAAAAATGCCAATGAGTCTTTACAAAATCAAGAAGAACGAACCATTTGGCTGTCTGCCTTATCCCAAGGGGATTTGGGAATTCTGATCCGCGTGGAAGATCATGGCCCAGGAATCATACCGGAGGCCCTCGAACGAATATTTGTTCCTTTCTATACCACTAAAAAAACGGGATCAGGGATCGGTTTGGCAATTTCAAGGCAAATCATGAACCTTCATAGAGGAAGTTTACAAGTGACTTCCATCCCCAATGAAAAGACGGTCTTCACCTTAAATTTCAGATAA
- a CDS encoding TerB family tellurite resistance protein: MEENIITQTQIAFHNLNGLINGIAMDGHISKSEFDALKSWCQTHDGLCSIDPFKDFHEEVKETIKSGVLGSEEIIELQQIIAKYSPLFEEKDQIKADLHFLQGVCYGIMADGDINKYELSLLQKWLTDHDHLKDTYPFNEITAVVKKGIDAGKIEQEEYKYLSKYFLEFLKID; this comes from the coding sequence ATGGAAGAAAATATCATCACCCAAACCCAAATAGCTTTTCACAATTTGAATGGACTCATCAATGGTATTGCCATGGATGGACATATTTCAAAAAGCGAATTCGACGCACTCAAATCCTGGTGTCAAACTCACGATGGTTTATGCTCTATAGATCCTTTCAAGGATTTTCATGAAGAGGTAAAAGAAACAATCAAAAGTGGTGTCCTGGGCTCAGAAGAAATAATAGAACTGCAACAAATTATTGCGAAATATTCTCCCTTGTTTGAAGAAAAGGATCAAATCAAAGCGGATCTACATTTCTTACAAGGGGTTTGTTATGGAATCATGGCAGATGGAGACATTAACAAATATGAGTTAAGCCTGCTCCAAAAATGGTTAACTGACCACGATCACTTGAAAGACACCTACCCGTTTAATGAAATTACTGCTGTGGTGAAAAAAGGCATCGATGCCGGTAAAATAGAACAGGAGGAATACAAGTACCTCAGCAAGTATTTCTTGGAGTTCCTGAAGATTGACTAG
- a CDS encoding PQQ-dependent sugar dehydrogenase — protein MKKWLLAMAVLGVCLSSCTEQDSDPFATVKPDESRFTKITLVEKLNEPMEIEVLDNLDVLIIERAGKIRLYQHETGELVEAGFLPVYPEREDGLMGLAKDPDFENNHWIYLYYAPPNTSINRLSRFDFKDNLVDLASEKVLLDIPIYRDCCHSGGSLEFDRHGNLFLSLGDDSTPFESSNYNPIDEREFRDENVDAQRSSGNANDLRGAILRIHPEPDGTYSIPEGNLFPVGTEGTRPEIYVMGNRNPFRIAIDPHNDNLFWGEVGPDAAVSDSLRGPKGHDEYNLATKPGFYGWPYFVGDNKAYWKFDFATGESLFQFDPNAPINTSPRNTGIQQLPPAQKPLIWYPYDESEEFPMLGTGGRNAMAGPVYYREDYRDSEVRFPGYFNGKSIFYDWMRNWIFMVSLTEDNELDTLEQFMPSTNFDKPMDMQYGPDGALYILEYGTFWRSQNDNSGLYRIEFSAGNRKPSVQLSSDQRIGAAPLRVQFSSEGTQDFDEGDELSYRWEFGDAGSSKERNPSFTFEKPGVYPVTLTVTDDSGATAEKSMEILAGNEAPVVDIQWNGNQSFYFPGDQVSYEVLVSDREDAEINESKIEFSIDFMEGGYDLIQTGHQEEVLSLGETLINQSGCKGCHGIADKSVGPSYTEVSQKYLKDPEAKAYLVEKVTKGGAGVWGDTEMPGHVHLDKGEIEEMVDFILAIADPSLKERTLPLAGDYQLDQSSSGESYYLIQASYEDQGAHGIQPLKVTKQLVLRSPSLSPTRADEFVHVAKSNENNSHFVKFTEKGAYIKFDQLDLSGISSLEMEVEPGSISGKLEVRAGSVDGELIGESRLLDNSQKPKDKQFLTVEIPISKMKAPTPIYLILRTESGISIWSTFNMHSIQFKR, from the coding sequence ATGAAGAAATGGTTGTTGGCCATGGCTGTTTTAGGTGTTTGCCTGAGCAGTTGCACCGAACAAGATTCAGACCCATTTGCTACTGTCAAACCTGACGAAAGTAGATTTACAAAAATCACCCTGGTTGAGAAATTGAATGAACCTATGGAAATTGAGGTTCTCGACAATCTAGATGTTTTGATTATAGAACGGGCTGGGAAAATCAGGCTTTATCAACATGAGACCGGAGAATTAGTGGAGGCTGGGTTTTTACCTGTTTATCCCGAGCGAGAAGACGGGCTGATGGGTTTGGCCAAAGATCCTGATTTTGAAAATAACCATTGGATTTACCTATACTATGCTCCGCCAAATACCTCAATCAATCGACTTTCCAGATTTGATTTTAAAGATAATCTGGTAGATCTGGCTTCCGAAAAGGTATTGTTGGATATCCCGATTTACAGAGATTGTTGCCATTCTGGTGGTTCCCTGGAGTTTGATCGACATGGTAATTTGTTTTTATCCCTAGGGGATGATTCCACACCATTTGAGTCCAGTAACTATAATCCGATTGATGAGCGTGAGTTTAGAGATGAAAATGTGGACGCGCAAAGATCCTCGGGCAATGCCAATGATTTGCGTGGTGCTATTTTGAGAATTCATCCAGAACCCGATGGTACTTATTCCATTCCTGAGGGAAATTTATTCCCGGTAGGTACGGAAGGGACTCGGCCGGAAATTTATGTGATGGGAAACCGGAACCCTTTTCGAATTGCCATCGATCCGCATAATGACAATCTCTTTTGGGGAGAAGTGGGGCCAGATGCTGCGGTAAGTGATTCTCTCCGAGGTCCCAAAGGACACGATGAATATAACTTGGCAACTAAACCAGGGTTTTATGGTTGGCCGTATTTTGTGGGGGACAATAAAGCCTATTGGAAATTTGATTTCGCCACAGGTGAATCCTTATTCCAATTTGATCCCAATGCCCCAATCAATACTTCTCCAAGAAATACTGGAATTCAACAGTTGCCACCGGCACAAAAACCTTTGATCTGGTATCCATATGATGAGTCGGAGGAATTCCCGATGCTAGGGACAGGAGGGAGGAATGCCATGGCTGGACCGGTTTATTACCGAGAGGATTACCGGGATTCCGAAGTGCGGTTTCCAGGTTATTTCAATGGAAAGTCCATTTTCTATGATTGGATGAGAAATTGGATTTTCATGGTCAGTCTTACCGAAGATAATGAATTGGATACCTTAGAACAGTTCATGCCATCTACCAATTTTGACAAGCCCATGGACATGCAATATGGCCCAGATGGAGCACTGTATATTTTAGAATATGGAACCTTCTGGCGTTCCCAAAATGATAATTCCGGATTGTATCGAATTGAATTTTCTGCAGGGAACCGGAAGCCTTCGGTTCAGTTGAGTTCGGATCAAAGAATTGGAGCGGCCCCTTTGCGGGTTCAGTTTTCTTCGGAAGGGACGCAGGATTTTGATGAGGGTGATGAGCTTAGCTATCGATGGGAGTTTGGAGATGCTGGAAGTTCGAAAGAGAGAAACCCAAGTTTCACCTTTGAAAAGCCAGGAGTGTACCCAGTGACCTTGACCGTAACCGATGACTCAGGAGCCACAGCTGAAAAATCCATGGAGATCCTAGCTGGGAATGAAGCACCAGTGGTGGATATCCAATGGAATGGGAACCAAAGCTTTTATTTTCCAGGTGATCAAGTCTCCTATGAGGTATTGGTTTCAGACCGAGAAGATGCAGAAATCAACGAATCTAAAATTGAATTCAGCATTGATTTTATGGAAGGAGGCTACGACCTCATTCAAACAGGTCACCAAGAAGAAGTGCTTAGTTTAGGGGAGACATTGATCAATCAATCTGGCTGTAAAGGCTGTCATGGCATTGCCGATAAGTCGGTTGGTCCGAGTTACACCGAAGTGTCCCAGAAGTACCTAAAGGATCCAGAAGCAAAAGCCTATTTGGTGGAGAAAGTAACCAAGGGCGGTGCAGGAGTTTGGGGAGATACCGAAATGCCTGGTCACGTCCACCTGGATAAAGGTGAGATTGAGGAGATGGTGGATTTTATATTGGCCATCGCTGACCCATCCCTCAAAGAAAGAACACTTCCTTTGGCAGGAGATTATCAGCTGGATCAGTCCAGCTCAGGTGAATCTTATTATTTAATTCAGGCATCCTATGAAGACCAAGGAGCCCATGGTATTCAACCTTTAAAGGTTACCAAACAGCTGGTATTAAGAAGCCCAAGCCTATCACCTACCCGTGCGGATGAATTCGTACATGTTGCCAAATCCAATGAAAATAACTCTCATTTTGTAAAGTTCACCGAAAAAGGAGCTTACATTAAATTTGATCAATTGGATCTGAGTGGTATTTCCTCCTTGGAAATGGAGGTAGAGCCAGGAAGTATATCAGGTAAGTTGGAAGTACGAGCAGGAAGTGTAGACGGAGAGCTTATCGGGGAGTCCAGGTTGCTGGACAATTCTCAAAAACCAAAAGACAAGCAGTTCTTAACGGTAGAAATTCCAATTTCAAAAATGAAGGCTCCGACCCCTATTTACCTGATTTTACGTACTGAATCTGGAATATCGATTTGGTCCACCTTTAATATGCATTCCATTCAATTCAAAAGATAA